The following are encoded in a window of Providencia rettgeri genomic DNA:
- a CDS encoding helix-turn-helix domain-containing protein has translation MQKYYPASKLVGRKITYYRKMKGITLSKIANDFGFSEQQQSRYERGINRINLDRLAQYVNYFEISFYDLLSNKDIKELAESE, from the coding sequence ATGCAAAAATATTATCCTGCATCAAAATTAGTCGGTCGTAAAATAACTTACTATCGAAAAATGAAAGGCATCACATTATCTAAAATTGCTAATGATTTTGGGTTTAGTGAACAACAACAATCACGATACGAACGAGGTATAAACCGGATTAATTTAGATCGCTTAGCACAATATGTTAATTACTTTGAAATTAGTTTTTATGACTTATTATCTAATAAAGATATAAAAGAATTAGCTGAATCAGAATAA
- the hemN gene encoding oxygen-independent coproporphyrinogen III oxidase, which produces MSEQNIVWDLSLIQKYNYSGPRYTSYPTALEFNQHYDEQAFISATARYPERPLSLYVHIPFCHKLCYFCGCNKLVTRQKHKADEYLKVIEKEIIQRASLLKNRTVTQMHWGGGTPTYLDKAQVSHLVGLLKKHFHFAPTAEMSIEVDPREIELDMIDHLRSEGFNRLSMGVQDFNKEVQVLVNREQDEEFIFALIKRAKEIGFTSTSIDLIYGLPKQTPESFAFTLKKVAELSPDRLSVFNYAHLPNLFAAQRKIKDADLPSAEQKLDILQETIANLTKGGYQFIGMDHFARPEDELAVAQREGILHRNFQGYTTQGDCDLLGLGVSAISMLGDNYAQNQKDLKTYYAQVEEQGHALWRGLVLTDDDCLRRDVIKTLICNFQLDFAQIEAIYSIDFKSYFKEDLELLKPMAEDGLVEVSETGIKVTPRGRLLIRNVCMCFDVYLRSQMRVRQFSRVI; this is translated from the coding sequence ATGTCAGAGCAAAATATTGTTTGGGATCTTTCTCTCATTCAAAAATATAACTATTCAGGGCCGCGGTATACATCATACCCAACCGCCCTAGAATTTAATCAACACTATGATGAACAAGCGTTTATAAGCGCAACAGCACGTTATCCTGAACGTCCGTTATCTCTATATGTGCACATTCCTTTTTGCCATAAACTCTGCTACTTCTGTGGTTGCAATAAGCTCGTAACTCGGCAAAAGCATAAAGCAGATGAATATTTAAAAGTTATTGAAAAAGAAATTATTCAACGCGCATCTTTATTAAAAAATCGTACCGTGACGCAAATGCATTGGGGGGGCGGTACACCGACTTATCTCGATAAAGCACAAGTCAGCCATTTGGTCGGTTTATTAAAAAAACATTTTCATTTTGCACCTACTGCGGAAATGTCTATTGAGGTAGATCCGCGGGAAATCGAATTAGATATGATTGACCATTTGCGCAGCGAAGGCTTTAATCGCCTGAGTATGGGGGTGCAGGATTTCAATAAAGAAGTGCAGGTGTTGGTAAACCGAGAACAAGATGAAGAGTTTATCTTTGCTTTGATAAAACGCGCGAAAGAAATCGGTTTTACGTCAACCAGCATTGATCTGATCTATGGTTTGCCAAAACAGACCCCTGAAAGCTTTGCTTTTACGTTGAAGAAAGTGGCTGAATTATCGCCAGACCGTTTAAGCGTGTTTAATTACGCTCACTTACCAAACTTATTTGCTGCCCAGCGCAAGATCAAAGATGCTGATTTACCAAGTGCAGAGCAGAAACTCGATATTTTACAAGAGACGATCGCGAATTTAACAAAAGGTGGCTATCAGTTTATTGGAATGGATCACTTTGCTCGCCCTGAAGATGAGTTGGCCGTGGCACAGCGTGAAGGAATTTTACACCGTAATTTCCAAGGTTATACCACACAAGGGGATTGCGATCTTTTAGGGTTAGGTGTGTCGGCGATCAGTATGTTAGGGGACAACTACGCACAGAATCAGAAAGACTTAAAAACTTACTATGCGCAAGTGGAAGAACAAGGGCACGCCTTATGGCGAGGCTTAGTGTTAACCGATGATGACTGCCTGCGTCGTGATGTGATCAAAACATTAATCTGTAATTTCCAACTGGATTTTGCACAAATTGAAGCGATATATTCAATTGATTTTAAATCTTATTTTAAAGAAGATTTGGAATTGTTAAAGCCAATGGCAGAAGATGGGCTGGTGGAAGTCAGTGAAACGGGTATTAAAGTCACACCGCGCGGACGTTTGTTAATTCGTAATGTGTGTATGTGTTTTGATGTGTATCTTAGAAGTCAAATGCGTGTTCGCCAATTTTCTCGCGTCATCTAA
- a CDS encoding fimbrial protein, producing MKKLIYQSILAAGCVYLYSGYANAACTQNPNFRNIQVNVPSATYNIQYDDTTARDLGSFDVRYLSAASTNTYGENTSCGNSYLYGSFVNSWTPNNYIAPSNIPGIGITVATGGLGGNFNRQLGPQPAGRLGWIVYDTIWHITIKKTGQVTSSGSIRSGSIAQLTQTNTGVSGTWYLTTLNMPANAIRINVLSCSLKNSVPTINLGDWYDTQFPAIGSTSTEVDIPITLSCLAGTNIKATVTATSGTVNATQGQLALSGADRATGVAIQLVDQNNNPIPLGSKRTIKNNAAAGDYIFGWKARYIKTADKITPGSADGTATINIRYE from the coding sequence ATGAAAAAATTGATTTATCAATCGATATTAGCGGCAGGATGTGTCTATTTATATTCAGGGTATGCGAATGCGGCTTGTACGCAAAATCCTAATTTTAGAAATATACAGGTGAATGTCCCTTCCGCAACCTATAACATTCAGTATGATGATACTACTGCGAGGGATCTTGGTTCATTCGATGTACGCTATTTATCAGCTGCATCAACAAATACTTATGGTGAGAATACCAGTTGTGGTAATTCCTATTTATATGGAAGCTTTGTTAACAGTTGGACGCCTAATAATTATATCGCTCCTTCAAATATACCTGGGATTGGCATTACTGTCGCAACAGGTGGGCTCGGTGGAAATTTTAACCGTCAATTAGGACCGCAGCCTGCGGGGCGATTAGGTTGGATTGTCTATGATACCATTTGGCACATTACAATCAAAAAAACTGGGCAAGTGACTAGCTCAGGATCGATTCGTTCAGGAAGCATTGCACAGCTAACCCAAACCAATACTGGAGTATCTGGTACATGGTATTTAACAACCCTGAATATGCCAGCTAATGCTATCCGTATCAATGTATTAAGCTGCTCATTAAAAAACTCAGTTCCCACCATTAACTTAGGCGATTGGTATGATACACAGTTCCCTGCTATTGGGAGCACCAGTACAGAAGTCGATATTCCCATTACATTGAGTTGCTTAGCCGGTACCAATATTAAGGCTACCGTAACTGCAACCAGCGGAACTGTTAATGCCACACAAGGGCAATTAGCCTTATCAGGGGCAGATAGAGCGACAGGCGTTGCCATACAACTGGTTGATCAAAATAACAATCCGATCCCTTTGGGAAGCAAGCGAACTATAAAAAATAATGCCGCCGCAGGTGATTATATATTTGGCTGGAAAGCGCGCTATATTAAAACCGCCGATAAAATAACCCCAGGCTCTGCCGATGGAACTGCGACAATTAATATTCGCTATGAATAG
- a CDS encoding LysR substrate-binding domain-containing protein encodes MSGNYRHRLPLNALRAFEASARHLSFTRAGLELNVTQAAVSQQVRLLEEQLGLELFIRLSRGLALTDEGLALLPVLSRSFDQIESLLMQFEDGHYHEVLSISVVGTFAVGWLLPRLRKFSDLYPYIDLRIMTHNNVVNLAAEGVDFAIRFGEGLWPLVENIPLFSTSHAVLCSEKVAANLSSPLDLKEQNLLRSYRKDEWEKWFLAAGIEPWRVKGPVFDSSRLMVEAAILTDSVALVPSCMFEHELRAGTLVQPFDIGVTLGGYWLSRLKSKLMTPAMTIFQQWIIEEAQHC; translated from the coding sequence ATGTCAGGAAATTACCGTCATCGCCTCCCACTTAACGCTCTTCGCGCATTTGAAGCGTCAGCGCGGCATTTAAGTTTTACGCGAGCAGGGCTGGAATTGAATGTGACTCAGGCTGCAGTGAGTCAGCAGGTTCGCTTGTTAGAAGAGCAATTAGGTTTAGAATTATTCATTCGTTTATCAAGAGGTTTAGCGTTAACTGATGAGGGTCTAGCGCTTTTGCCTGTATTAAGTCGCTCTTTCGATCAAATTGAATCCCTATTAATGCAATTTGAAGATGGACACTACCATGAAGTGTTAAGTATTTCAGTGGTCGGAACTTTTGCGGTTGGCTGGCTATTACCCCGCTTAAGGAAATTTTCTGATCTATACCCATATATTGATTTACGTATTATGACCCACAATAACGTGGTGAATTTAGCCGCTGAAGGTGTTGATTTTGCTATTCGTTTTGGCGAAGGGCTATGGCCATTAGTGGAAAATATTCCATTATTTTCCACCTCCCATGCGGTGTTGTGTTCAGAAAAAGTCGCTGCTAATTTGTCGTCACCACTGGACTTAAAAGAGCAAAATTTGCTGCGCTCTTATCGTAAGGATGAGTGGGAAAAGTGGTTTTTGGCGGCGGGAATAGAACCCTGGCGGGTAAAAGGACCTGTTTTTGATTCTTCTCGCTTAATGGTTGAAGCGGCAATATTAACGGACAGTGTTGCGCTAGTACCAAGCTGTATGTTTGAACATGAACTTAGGGCGGGAACATTAGTACAGCCTTTTGATATTGGAGTTACATTAGGAGGCTACTGGCTAAGCCGCCTAAAGTCGAAGTTAATGACGCCAGCGATGACGATTTTCCAACAATGGATTATAGAAGAGGCACAACATTGTTAA
- a CDS encoding helix-turn-helix domain-containing protein, which translates to MNKKISLSVGVKIRSLRESYGMSGKELSALLGISQQHQSRYENGEVNIHVDTLYQLCQIFEIDPAYFFSDYIPLHHADNLINDKKSLYEAETLVF; encoded by the coding sequence ATGAACAAAAAAATATCCCTCTCTGTTGGTGTGAAAATTAGGTCATTAAGAGAAAGCTACGGAATGAGTGGTAAAGAATTAAGTGCTTTGTTAGGTATTAGCCAACAGCATCAATCTCGCTATGAAAATGGGGAAGTTAATATTCATGTTGATACACTTTATCAACTTTGCCAAATATTTGAGATTGACCCTGCCTACTTTTTCTCTGACTACATCCCATTACATCATGCGGATAATTTAATTAATGACAAAAAAAGCCTCTATGAAGCCGAAACGCTTGTATTTTAA
- a CDS encoding fimbrial protein, whose amino-acid sequence MKKEIFNHKTLSLLILLNASFVNAACIQNPNLRNIVVNVPNHVFNIQYDDLGTRELATTRVNFKNAPVNTFSGNNGQCGRSYLHGDYINGWVPNSNKIAATNIPGIGVRIKATQIGDLNVRYGPAIAGRLSWELPNPYWTITFIKTGQVTASNSLKAGIVSRLTQQNPAPHNSTWNISSLNIPSNAVRVNVLKCTTQSTNYTVNLGSWYDTQFPSIGSFSNSYNIPITLNCAAGTNIKTTVTSSAGYVDTATGKIKLSGTGSATGIAIQLLDRNNTPIKLNTKNSLQNNVPGGNYSFNWKARYIKTASKITPGTANSTATINIRYE is encoded by the coding sequence ATGAAAAAAGAAATATTTAATCACAAAACACTATCACTATTAATATTATTAAACGCAAGTTTCGTTAATGCTGCTTGTATTCAAAACCCTAACTTGCGAAATATCGTTGTTAACGTGCCCAATCATGTTTTTAATATCCAATACGACGATCTCGGCACCAGAGAGTTAGCAACAACCAGAGTGAATTTCAAAAACGCTCCGGTCAATACTTTCTCTGGTAATAACGGTCAATGTGGCCGTTCTTATTTGCATGGCGATTATATTAATGGTTGGGTTCCAAATTCGAATAAAATTGCAGCTACAAACATACCGGGTATCGGCGTTAGGATCAAAGCAACTCAAATCGGTGACTTGAATGTAAGATATGGACCCGCTATTGCGGGACGTCTTTCATGGGAACTGCCAAACCCATACTGGACCATTACCTTTATTAAAACAGGACAAGTGACGGCGTCAAATAGCCTTAAAGCGGGGATTGTTAGCAGGTTAACTCAACAAAACCCTGCACCACATAACTCAACATGGAATATATCTTCGTTAAATATTCCAAGTAATGCTGTTCGAGTGAATGTGTTAAAATGTACAACACAATCAACAAATTATACTGTTAACTTAGGTAGTTGGTATGATACACAATTTCCAAGTATTGGTAGTTTTAGCAACAGCTACAATATTCCAATCACGCTAAATTGTGCGGCTGGAACCAACATTAAAACCACCGTCACCAGTAGCGCAGGCTATGTTGATACGGCAACTGGAAAAATAAAATTGTCTGGAACAGGATCTGCTACAGGGATAGCAATCCAACTTCTTGATAGAAATAATACACCAATTAAATTAAACACTAAAAATAGCTTACAAAATAATGTGCCTGGTGGTAATTATAGTTTTAATTGGAAAGCTCGTTATATTAAAACAGCGAGTAAAATAACACCAGGGACAGCAAATAGCACAGCAACTATAAATATCAGATATGAATAA
- a CDS encoding fimbrial protein: MKKFTLSLLLISGSIFAADQQININVHGYVTAMPCELETTNYVIDLKKINIWNIKDTQKSTWVDFSVKLKNCPVATKEAVMTLSGTPDTTAPDYFINNGTAKNVALNLANGSSKTTVKNGTKITLPVNSQTRSVEFPFSARVAGYGSGMEPGSFRSHLEFNVIYN; encoded by the coding sequence ATGAAAAAATTCACACTTTCATTATTGTTGATCTCTGGCTCAATATTTGCCGCCGACCAACAAATTAATATTAATGTCCATGGCTATGTCACGGCTATGCCTTGTGAATTAGAAACCACAAACTATGTGATTGATCTAAAAAAAATCAATATTTGGAATATTAAAGATACCCAAAAATCCACATGGGTCGATTTTTCCGTAAAATTAAAAAATTGCCCTGTGGCGACTAAAGAGGCGGTGATGACTCTATCTGGCACCCCCGATACCACCGCACCTGACTATTTTATAAATAACGGAACAGCAAAAAATGTCGCACTAAACTTAGCGAATGGCTCCAGTAAAACCACGGTTAAAAATGGCACTAAAATTACGCTCCCCGTTAATAGTCAAACTCGTAGCGTCGAATTTCCATTTTCTGCTCGCGTAGCTGGCTATGGTAGTGGTATGGAACCGGGTTCTTTTCGTAGCCATTTAGAGTTTAATGTTATTTATAACTAA
- the yihI gene encoding Der GTPase-activating protein YihI — translation MNAPKKPAVKPKKKYRKTKEELNAEGRERKREKKRRGHKAGSRYEIQTSNKQSGGQNVSVDPRLGSKKPVPLIVDDKQITKPVVEKKQPTIKEKLSPEKELELLESDDRLDSLLARLEDGETVSAEEQKYIDTCLDRIDELMNILGIEYAEEEEEDEDKLDDIMRILKSK, via the coding sequence ATGAATGCACCCAAAAAACCGGCAGTTAAGCCAAAGAAAAAATACCGTAAAACCAAAGAAGAATTAAATGCGGAAGGCCGTGAACGTAAACGTGAGAAAAAACGTCGTGGTCATAAAGCAGGCAGTCGCTATGAGATACAAACATCTAATAAGCAAAGTGGCGGGCAAAATGTCTCAGTTGATCCGCGCTTAGGCAGTAAAAAACCTGTCCCTTTAATTGTGGATGACAAACAAATCACTAAGCCTGTTGTAGAGAAAAAACAGCCTACTATTAAAGAAAAACTGTCGCCTGAAAAAGAATTAGAACTATTAGAAAGTGATGACCGTTTAGATAGCCTACTTGCACGCTTAGAAGACGGCGAAACGGTGAGTGCGGAAGAACAAAAATATATTGATACGTGCTTAGACCGTATTGATGAACTGATGAATATCCTAGGCATTGAATATGCCGAAGAAGAGGAAGAAGACGAAGATAAATTAGATGATATTATGCGCATCCTAAAAAGCAAATAA
- a CDS encoding fimbrial protein has product MKKILPVILSINLLAIPFLSFAATNITVNFTGNIRAATCNISGGNNIDIDLKQLPADTFNNPQTGSDWKSFDINLNNCSSFVNQIKLTFTGAAEAGDTTSSLYKNLGTAKNVAVQLQSNNGATPLGNSKALQVPLNGQSNIAIPLRTRAFSTVGNVVPGSISANITATITYL; this is encoded by the coding sequence ATGAAAAAAATATTACCTGTAATTTTATCGATTAATTTGCTCGCGATACCTTTTTTATCATTTGCTGCAACTAATATTACTGTGAATTTTACCGGTAATATTAGAGCGGCAACCTGTAATATTTCAGGCGGCAATAATATTGATATTGATTTAAAACAATTACCAGCTGATACCTTTAATAACCCTCAAACCGGTTCTGATTGGAAAAGCTTTGATATTAATTTAAATAACTGTTCGTCGTTTGTAAACCAAATCAAACTGACTTTTACGGGTGCAGCAGAAGCAGGTGATACTACCAGTAGTTTATATAAAAATTTAGGTACAGCCAAAAATGTCGCCGTGCAATTACAAAGCAATAACGGAGCAACACCGCTAGGTAATTCAAAAGCATTGCAAGTGCCACTAAATGGACAATCGAATATCGCTATTCCATTGCGTACCCGAGCCTTTAGTACAGTGGGTAATGTGGTGCCAGGATCTATTTCTGCCAATATTACCGCGACAATTACCTATTTATAA
- a CDS encoding fimbria/pilus outer membrane usher protein: MKINKICLSLLLYLGYTVSLYAENAVSNNNAEGKTYFDPDFLELPNNETVDLTQFENNQQLAGSYYVDIYVNTNLIGGKSLKFDKNSENKLTPCLTLGDLKSFDIKVADYPELQNTQNGCVNLAIIPDAKSNFDFDSQRLYLSIPQIALAKNPRGYVDLADIDNGITALLLNYSYSGSKNTNRKGGDDTTSNYVNLRPGINIGPWRLRNYTTWSNSTNQSSKWDTIYTYASRGINSLKSQLTLGDSISPSQVFDSVPFRGAQLATDDDMYPESLRGYAPVVRGIARSNAQITIRQNGYTIYQTDVAAGPFEINDLYPTGSSGDLHVTIKESNGSEQVQIVPFASLPVLQREGYLAYSATAGQYRSYDSHVDKTKFGQFTLVYGLPYGVTAYGGSQLSEDYQSYSVGAGQNLGRFGAISIDVTQSHAKLRNDTKERGQSYRFRYNKNLNDIGTNIALAGYRYSTEGFYSLAEVFDTFRDTSYVPEVERRRNRGEITLSQNLGDTYGSISAGYINEDYWNSDRRTQSATLGYNNSWQGISYGLNYTYNKNTSSYSYTTGTKSQSDEDHLFTFSINIPFNLLDDTAYINFVSNHSSRDSSSGSMGVSASQLNNRLNWSVQQGFTNQQQGTTGNMNASYKGQYGEVSGGTGYSKDNYNLYYGANGSLVAHSGGLVLGQQLGETAAIVEIPNAGDVPIMNQAGVVTNNQGYALVPYVTAYRKNTVDIDTSALPNNTEMELTSQTVAPSRGALVKASFAANVGYRAIMLLTFADGKPVPFGAQAIFNDNSQLNSLVGNDGEVYLSGLAESGHFIVQYNDKQQCQVNYNLAGISDYMGLYKTTAVCR; this comes from the coding sequence ATGAAAATAAATAAAATATGTCTTAGCCTATTGCTTTATTTAGGCTATACCGTGTCTTTATACGCTGAAAATGCTGTTAGCAATAATAATGCTGAAGGGAAAACGTATTTTGATCCTGACTTTTTAGAGCTGCCAAATAATGAGACAGTAGATTTAACCCAATTTGAAAATAACCAACAATTAGCGGGTAGCTATTATGTCGATATTTATGTGAATACTAATTTAATTGGTGGCAAAAGCTTAAAGTTTGATAAAAATAGCGAAAATAAATTAACCCCTTGCTTAACATTGGGTGACCTAAAAAGTTTTGATATTAAAGTTGCGGATTATCCTGAATTACAAAATACACAAAATGGCTGCGTAAATTTAGCGATTATTCCTGATGCGAAAAGTAACTTTGACTTTGATTCACAGCGCCTCTATTTGAGTATTCCGCAAATCGCCCTAGCCAAAAACCCTCGGGGATATGTGGATTTAGCCGATATCGACAATGGGATCACCGCCTTACTGCTTAATTACAGTTACAGCGGGTCTAAAAACACCAACCGCAAAGGTGGTGACGATACGACATCAAATTACGTTAACCTGCGACCGGGCATTAATATCGGACCATGGCGTTTGCGTAACTACACCACCTGGTCAAATAGCACTAACCAATCAAGTAAATGGGATACTATTTACACCTATGCTTCTCGAGGGATTAACAGTTTAAAAAGCCAATTAACCCTTGGGGATAGCATATCGCCGTCTCAAGTATTTGATAGTGTACCATTTCGTGGGGCGCAACTTGCTACGGATGATGATATGTATCCCGAAAGCTTACGCGGTTACGCTCCTGTGGTACGTGGAATAGCGCGCAGTAATGCGCAAATCACCATCCGCCAAAACGGTTATACCATCTACCAAACGGATGTGGCTGCGGGACCATTCGAAATCAACGACCTGTACCCTACGGGGAGCAGCGGTGACCTGCATGTAACGATAAAAGAGTCGAATGGCAGCGAACAAGTGCAGATCGTGCCGTTTGCATCACTGCCCGTGTTACAACGTGAAGGTTATTTAGCCTACAGTGCCACTGCTGGTCAGTATCGCTCTTATGATAGCCATGTAGATAAAACCAAATTTGGCCAGTTTACCTTAGTTTATGGCCTCCCCTATGGCGTAACCGCCTATGGTGGTAGTCAGTTGAGTGAAGATTACCAATCCTATTCTGTGGGAGCAGGGCAAAACTTGGGCCGTTTTGGAGCCATCTCCATTGACGTCACACAATCTCACGCTAAGTTGCGCAATGACACCAAAGAGCGCGGGCAATCTTACCGTTTTCGCTACAACAAAAACCTGAATGATATCGGCACCAATATTGCGTTGGCAGGTTACCGCTATTCTACAGAAGGTTTCTACAGTTTAGCGGAGGTCTTTGATACCTTCCGTGATACCAGCTATGTGCCTGAAGTCGAACGCCGCCGCAATCGTGGTGAAATCACCTTAAGTCAAAACCTTGGGGATACTTACGGTTCAATTTCAGCGGGTTACATCAATGAAGACTATTGGAATAGTGACCGAAGAACACAGTCTGCCACACTGGGTTATAACAACAGTTGGCAAGGGATCAGTTACGGGCTGAACTATACCTATAACAAAAATACCAGCAGCTATTCATACACAACGGGAACGAAAAGCCAGAGTGATGAAGACCACTTATTCACCTTCTCAATTAATATTCCGTTTAACTTACTTGATGACACAGCCTACATCAACTTTGTCAGTAACCACAGTAGCCGCGACTCCAGCTCAGGCAGTATGGGCGTTTCTGCCTCACAGTTGAATAATCGATTGAATTGGAGTGTACAGCAAGGTTTTACCAATCAACAGCAAGGTACAACGGGCAATATGAATGCCTCTTATAAAGGACAATACGGCGAAGTATCAGGCGGAACAGGCTACAGCAAAGATAACTATAATCTCTATTACGGCGCAAACGGTAGCTTAGTCGCACACTCAGGCGGATTAGTGTTAGGGCAACAATTGGGAGAAACTGCCGCTATCGTCGAAATCCCGAATGCAGGGGATGTACCGATTATGAACCAAGCGGGAGTTGTGACCAATAACCAAGGTTATGCGTTAGTGCCGTACGTAACAGCCTATCGTAAGAACACCGTGGATATCGATACTTCAGCGTTACCCAATAATACTGAAATGGAGTTAACTAGCCAGACCGTGGCTCCTAGCCGTGGTGCGTTGGTTAAAGCTAGCTTTGCCGCCAATGTGGGATATCGCGCCATTATGCTGTTGACCTTTGCCGATGGTAAACCAGTGCCATTTGGCGCACAGGCCATATTTAACGATAACAGCCAATTAAATAGCCTTGTCGGTAATGACGGTGAAGTGTATTTATCCGGTTTAGCGGAAAGTGGCCATTTTATTGTTCAATATAATGATAAACAGCAATGCCAAGTCAATTATAACTTAGCGGGTATTTCGGATTATATGGGCTTATATAAAACCACTGCGGTTTGCCGATAA
- the ampC gene encoding class C beta-lactamase produces the protein MFVALSLAFTTLSANALSQQDVDSIIKPLMKQQGIPGMSVAISLEGKRYIYHYGVQSKQSLNPVNDNTLFEIGSLSKTFTATLAAYAQGQGKLDFSQKVSHYLPELKGSAFDHISVMNLATHTSGLSLFVPDTITNSTELTRYYQHWIPEKAIGQFRSYSNLGVGLLGIVTAKQLKMPFEQAMEKLMLPSLGLKHTYIHVPNNQQKNYAQGYNKKDQPVRVTPQILDAEAYGLKSNAKDLIRFLEINMQTVKVTKAWQEAVEDTHTGLYLTDSFVQDMMWESYPWPVSLSQLQQGNRNEMALQPQKVEAIVPALPPESRAFYNKTGSTNGFASYAVFIPEEQVAVVLLANKWYPIPDRISAAYQLIEKINQ, from the coding sequence ATGTTTGTCGCTCTTAGTTTGGCTTTCACTACCCTTTCAGCCAACGCATTAAGCCAACAAGATGTGGATAGCATCATTAAACCGTTGATGAAACAGCAAGGCATTCCAGGTATGTCTGTCGCAATTTCACTGGAAGGAAAGCGCTATATTTACCACTATGGTGTTCAATCCAAACAAAGCCTAAACCCTGTAAATGACAACACATTGTTTGAAATTGGCTCGCTGTCAAAAACGTTCACGGCCACTTTGGCTGCCTATGCACAAGGGCAGGGTAAATTAGATTTTTCACAAAAAGTCAGTCACTATTTGCCTGAATTAAAAGGTTCTGCCTTTGATCATATTAGTGTTATGAACCTTGCAACCCATACATCAGGCTTATCTTTGTTTGTGCCTGATACGATCACTAATTCGACAGAACTCACCCGTTATTACCAACATTGGATCCCTGAAAAAGCGATTGGTCAGTTTCGTTCATACTCTAATTTAGGGGTTGGGCTATTAGGTATTGTGACAGCAAAACAGTTAAAGATGCCGTTTGAACAAGCCATGGAAAAATTGATGCTACCTTCCCTTGGTCTCAAGCACACTTATATTCACGTACCTAATAACCAGCAAAAAAATTATGCACAAGGTTATAATAAAAAAGACCAACCAGTACGGGTCACCCCACAAATTTTAGATGCTGAAGCTTATGGATTGAAATCCAATGCTAAGGATTTAATTCGTTTTCTTGAAATTAATATGCAAACGGTAAAAGTCACAAAAGCCTGGCAAGAAGCCGTTGAGGATACTCACACCGGGTTATATTTAACGGATTCATTTGTGCAAGATATGATGTGGGAAAGTTATCCATGGCCAGTGTCCCTTTCTCAGTTACAGCAAGGAAACCGTAATGAAATGGCACTTCAACCACAAAAAGTGGAAGCGATTGTGCCCGCACTTCCCCCAGAAAGCCGTGCTTTTTATAACAAAACAGGCTCAACCAATGGCTTTGCCAGCTACGCGGTATTTATTCCTGAAGAGCAAGTCGCCGTGGTGCTCCTTGCTAATAAATGGTACCCGATCCCCGACCGCATTAGTGCCGCTTATCAGCTAATTGAAAAGATTAATCAGTAA
- a CDS encoding helix-turn-helix domain-containing protein, which translates to MPEYYPVSRIIGNKITYYRKMKGMSLNELARVIGVSEQQQSRYERGINRINLDRLSQYANFFEIDLIRFFSFSNEEIAKITKTYSTIYR; encoded by the coding sequence ATGCCTGAGTATTATCCTGTATCTAGAATTATTGGAAATAAAATCACTTATTATCGAAAAATGAAAGGAATGTCTTTAAATGAACTGGCAAGAGTAATCGGTGTTAGCGAACAGCAGCAATCAAGATATGAACGGGGTATAAACCGTATTAATCTTGATAGATTAAGCCAATATGCTAATTTTTTTGAAATAGATCTCATTCGTTTCTTTAGTTTTTCAAATGAAGAAATAGCTAAAATAACTAAAACCTACTCAACAATTTATAGATAA